From the genome of Pirellulales bacterium, one region includes:
- a CDS encoding NnrU family protein — MKRIVFLGYGIVCYLMFQVVYTCLACFVENFALPKTIDSVPVASDAAAVAGSTTWGAAVAIDVVLLLLFGLQHSVMARPWFKQAWTKIVPQEIERSTYVLISNLTLLLMMWQWRAIPLVVWDVPGTAVRVLLIAISVVGWLIVPTVSLMINHFDLFGVRQVWLQWRGRKYSSLPFGVPMLYRYMRHPLYVGFALALWATPTMTVGHLLMAGVLTGYMVLASKIEERDLVNHFGALYADYRRQVPAFVPRIMGKKDRRQQTAQW, encoded by the coding sequence ATGAAACGCATTGTTTTTTTGGGGTATGGAATCGTTTGCTACTTGATGTTCCAGGTGGTGTACACTTGCCTGGCGTGCTTTGTGGAGAATTTCGCGCTTCCCAAAACTATTGATTCCGTGCCTGTGGCCAGCGATGCCGCAGCCGTGGCAGGTTCTACGACATGGGGAGCCGCGGTTGCCATAGACGTCGTCTTGCTGCTGCTATTTGGTCTGCAGCATTCAGTCATGGCGCGGCCGTGGTTCAAACAGGCCTGGACGAAAATTGTCCCGCAGGAAATTGAGCGCAGCACGTATGTTTTGATTTCGAATCTGACGCTACTGCTGATGATGTGGCAATGGCGGGCGATTCCGCTAGTGGTTTGGGATGTGCCTGGTACGGCGGTGCGCGTTTTGCTGATCGCGATTTCGGTTGTCGGCTGGTTAATCGTGCCGACCGTGTCGCTGATGATCAACCATTTCGATTTGTTCGGCGTGCGGCAAGTGTGGCTGCAGTGGCGGGGCCGGAAGTATAGTTCGCTCCCGTTTGGCGTTCCGATGTTGTATCGCTATATGCGGCATCCGCTGTACGTCGGCTTTGCATTGGCACTTTGGGCCACGCCGACCATGACCGTGGGACACTTGCTGATGGCAGGCGTGCTGACGGGATACATGGTGCTGGCTTCGAAAATCGAAGAGCGCGACCTGGTGAATCATTTTGGCGCCCTGTACGCAGATTACCGACGCCAGGTGCCGGCGTTTGTGCCGCGGATTATGGGAAAGAAAGATCGGCGGCAACAGACGGCGCAATGGTAG
- a CDS encoding neutral zinc metallopeptidase: MAMEWEGQRESENVEDERGSSGGGLFGTSMFGGSLPGGPVAFHGGLGSIVVIVILCAVFHINPLQLLQQAPQQGGQGGFPGAPAGQGGNPFGLQQGGGQGGGAAVDPAQDKLVDFVKVVLADTEDTWTAQFQKMGREYRKPKLVLFTGHIESACGFSSAAVGPFYCPEDEKVYLDLSFFDELQNRFHSPGNFAQAYVIAHEVGHHVQKLLGITDKVDAARRRASEKEANALSVRLELQADFLAGVWAHDIQQTKHVLDPGDIDNALRAASAIGDDRLQKQAQGYVVPDSFTHGTSAQRVKWFKKGFDTGDINQGDTFNTDDL, encoded by the coding sequence ATGGCAATGGAATGGGAAGGCCAGCGAGAAAGTGAGAATGTCGAGGACGAGCGCGGCTCTTCGGGCGGCGGATTGTTCGGCACCAGCATGTTCGGCGGCAGTTTGCCGGGCGGACCGGTCGCGTTTCATGGCGGGCTGGGGTCGATCGTCGTCATCGTGATTTTGTGTGCCGTGTTCCACATCAACCCGCTGCAATTGCTGCAGCAGGCGCCGCAACAAGGTGGTCAGGGTGGTTTTCCTGGAGCGCCTGCTGGCCAGGGCGGCAATCCATTCGGTTTGCAGCAGGGCGGTGGACAAGGAGGCGGCGCTGCGGTCGATCCGGCCCAAGACAAGCTTGTCGATTTCGTGAAAGTGGTGCTGGCCGATACTGAAGACACCTGGACTGCCCAGTTCCAAAAAATGGGCCGCGAGTATCGCAAACCCAAGCTCGTGCTATTTACCGGGCACATCGAATCCGCCTGCGGTTTTTCCAGCGCGGCGGTCGGGCCGTTTTACTGTCCGGAAGATGAAAAGGTTTATCTCGATCTAAGCTTCTTCGACGAACTGCAAAATCGCTTCCACTCGCCGGGCAACTTTGCCCAGGCCTACGTCATTGCCCATGAAGTCGGGCACCACGTGCAGAAACTTTTGGGCATTACCGACAAGGTTGATGCAGCCCGCCGACGCGCCAGCGAAAAGGAGGCCAACGCCTTGTCCGTGCGATTGGAATTGCAGGCCGATTTTCTCGCCGGCGTGTGGGCCCATGACATTCAGCAAACCAAGCACGTGCTTGATCCGGGCGATATCGACAATGCCCTGCGTGCCGCCAGCGCCATTGGCGACGATCGCTTGCAGAAGCAAGCCCAGGGTTACGTCGTGCCCGATTCTTTCACTCACGGCACCAGCGCCCAGCGTGTGAAATGGTTCAAAAAGGGGTTCGACACCGGAGACATCAACCAGGGGGACACGTTCAACACCGATGACCTGTGA
- a CDS encoding FAD-dependent oxidoreductase codes for MAKIEEVAFPRLTSAEIALVKPLATPCEYADGEIIFRAGQAEIDLYIVESGAIEIQNPTDSHRLIVVHEAGQFSGDIDLLTGRPVIVTAVARGATRVLRIPHRHLRALLNRVPSFGEKLIVAFTRRRELLSQMGTLGLRVVGAGRCRDTNAVREFLYKNFVPFTWFDPETEDGQRVFASLGSPKKTPVIECGNGRVLINPSLQELAREAGIWKLCPTQEVDLAIVGAGPAGIAAGVYASSEGLSTLMLDRMGPGGQAGGSSRIENFIGFPAGLSGADLATRGVLQMLKFGARIVTPVEVQRLVPARSVDDWHVLQLDCGAEIRCRVLLLALGVRWRQLEATGAARYAGAGIYYACTTVEADLYDGTDVAVVGGGNSAGQAVMFLAECCPSRTVHLLVRRPLGPGMSEYLSQRIRATRNVMIHEKTEIEAIYGSRNIEEIELKNNATKERRRIPCSAVFVFIGAEPSAEWLPAEIARDANGYVLTGTDVVRSGLWPRTDRDPCPLETTVPRVLAAGDIRSGSTKRVGFAVGDGSLAVTCAHRLLSISR; via the coding sequence ATGGCCAAAATCGAAGAAGTCGCATTTCCCCGACTCACCAGTGCCGAAATTGCGCTGGTCAAACCATTGGCAACTCCGTGCGAGTACGCCGATGGCGAAATTATTTTTCGCGCCGGTCAAGCAGAAATCGATTTGTACATTGTTGAATCGGGTGCAATCGAAATCCAAAATCCGACGGACAGCCATCGGCTGATCGTCGTTCACGAAGCGGGGCAATTTTCCGGCGACATCGACCTGCTGACCGGCCGCCCGGTGATTGTGACCGCCGTGGCCCGGGGCGCAACACGTGTGTTGCGCATTCCTCATCGCCATCTGCGGGCGCTTTTGAACCGGGTTCCCAGCTTCGGCGAGAAGTTGATTGTCGCGTTTACCCGGCGTCGAGAGCTGCTTTCTCAAATGGGCACGCTGGGGCTGCGTGTGGTTGGCGCCGGCCGATGCCGCGACACCAATGCCGTTCGTGAGTTTTTGTATAAAAATTTCGTCCCGTTTACCTGGTTCGATCCGGAAACGGAAGACGGGCAGCGCGTATTTGCATCGCTGGGCTCACCCAAAAAAACACCGGTCATTGAATGCGGCAATGGACGTGTTCTGATTAATCCTTCGCTGCAAGAACTTGCCCGCGAGGCCGGCATTTGGAAACTTTGCCCCACGCAGGAAGTCGACCTGGCGATCGTTGGGGCAGGCCCGGCGGGAATTGCGGCCGGCGTGTATGCCTCGTCGGAAGGCCTGTCCACGTTAATGCTGGACCGGATGGGACCGGGCGGTCAGGCGGGCGGTTCGTCACGCATTGAAAACTTCATTGGCTTTCCGGCGGGGTTGAGCGGCGCGGACCTGGCCACGCGCGGCGTGTTGCAAATGCTAAAGTTTGGGGCGCGGATCGTTACGCCCGTTGAGGTCCAGCGGCTGGTTCCGGCTCGATCGGTCGACGATTGGCACGTGCTGCAACTGGATTGCGGCGCGGAAATTCGCTGCCGGGTGTTGCTGCTGGCCTTGGGGGTTCGATGGCGGCAATTGGAAGCCACGGGAGCGGCCCGGTATGCCGGCGCGGGTATTTATTACGCCTGCACGACGGTGGAAGCCGACCTTTACGACGGCACCGATGTCGCCGTGGTGGGCGGCGGCAACTCGGCCGGACAGGCCGTGATGTTCCTGGCGGAGTGCTGCCCTTCGCGGACGGTGCATTTACTGGTCCGCCGCCCGTTGGGCCCCGGCATGTCGGAGTATTTGTCGCAGCGGATCCGAGCAACCCGCAATGTGATGATTCACGAAAAAACCGAAATTGAAGCGATTTATGGAAGCCGCAACATCGAAGAGATTGAACTGAAAAATAACGCCACGAAGGAGCGGCGTCGCATTCCCTGCTCGGCGGTGTTCGTGTTTATCGGGGCGGAGCCGTCGGCTGAGTGGCTGCCGGCTGAAATTGCCCGCGATGCCAATGGATATGTTCTGACCGGCACCGATGTTGTGCGTTCCGGATTATGGCCGCGCACGGACCGCGACCCTTGCCCCTTGGAAACTACGGTTCCGCGAGTGCTGGCGGCCGGCGACATCCGTTCGGGATCGACCAAACGAGTTGGATTTGCGGTTGGCGACGGCTCGCTGGCGGTGACCTGCGCCCATCGGCTGCTTTCGATCAGCCGTTAA
- a CDS encoding Ldh family oxidoreductase, giving the protein MVNIPVDKLTQFSEALLLAGGVSVDEAQGVAKSLVMANLLGHDSHGVMRIPYYLDGVSKGEVKPGAPFTVIKQLSSLLQADGNWGFGQTQARRLTERLIGMARESGVALGTLFHTGHIGRLGEYCQQAAEAGMVSLVMVNTHGVARRVAPPGGKAPRLGTNPIAIGVPHPDGTLLMDFGTSATAEGKVRVKRIAGQPCPDGWLLDSEGRPTNDPNSLYGDPPGTIRPFGGDQPHKGFALGLMVEIFAGALSGGVCIREKPINQLGNCVFAIVVDPRHVGGAEHVAREVLDLVKFVRGCPKADGVNEILLPGDPERKTAAVRQSTGIPLDDGNWAALAKLAETLKVPLPG; this is encoded by the coding sequence ATGGTCAACATCCCTGTCGATAAACTTACCCAGTTCTCAGAGGCACTTCTGCTAGCCGGCGGCGTATCGGTGGACGAAGCCCAAGGCGTAGCGAAAAGCCTGGTCATGGCAAATCTGCTGGGGCACGATTCGCACGGCGTGATGCGCATTCCGTACTATCTCGACGGCGTATCCAAAGGCGAAGTGAAACCCGGCGCCCCGTTCACCGTCATCAAACAATTGTCCTCCTTACTGCAGGCCGACGGAAATTGGGGTTTCGGACAAACTCAGGCGCGTCGCCTCACAGAACGGTTGATTGGCATGGCCCGCGAAAGCGGCGTGGCGTTGGGTACGCTGTTCCACACCGGCCACATCGGTCGGCTGGGCGAATATTGCCAGCAAGCTGCAGAAGCCGGAATGGTTTCGCTGGTCATGGTCAACACGCATGGCGTTGCGCGGCGGGTGGCGCCGCCGGGCGGCAAGGCGCCACGGTTGGGCACCAACCCGATTGCCATTGGCGTGCCGCATCCGGATGGAACACTGCTGATGGATTTCGGCACCAGTGCCACCGCCGAAGGCAAGGTCCGCGTCAAGCGAATTGCCGGCCAGCCCTGTCCTGACGGTTGGTTATTGGATAGCGAAGGCCGGCCGACCAACGATCCGAATTCGTTATACGGCGATCCACCGGGCACAATCCGGCCGTTTGGCGGCGATCAACCGCATAAAGGATTTGCCTTGGGGCTGATGGTGGAAATCTTCGCCGGGGCGCTGTCAGGCGGCGTATGCATCCGTGAAAAGCCGATCAATCAACTGGGCAACTGTGTGTTCGCCATCGTAGTCGATCCGCGGCATGTCGGCGGCGCCGAGCACGTCGCCCGTGAAGTGCTGGACCTGGTGAAATTCGTGCGCGGGTGCCCCAAAGCGGATGGCGTAAACGAAATTTTGCTTCCCGGCGATCCGGAACGCAAAACGGCGGCCGTGCGACAATCGACTGGCATCCCGTTGGACGATGGCAACTGGGCGGCCCTGGCGAAACTGGCCGAAACACTAAAAGTTCCCTTGCCAGGGTGA
- a CDS encoding tRNA (cytidine(34)-2'-O)-methyltransferase has protein sequence MKYEPVLNIVLHQPEIPYNTGSVGRTCVAVGAKLWLVRPLGFRIDDYYLRRAGLDYWEHLEWEIVDDWSALLTRLAVELPGRQPWLFTKTATQIYTDVKFERGDILVFGGEAYGLPRSLLDAHRDRTLRIPIREQVRSLNLSNSVAIAAYEALRQWQYGDK, from the coding sequence ATGAAATATGAGCCCGTATTGAATATCGTTCTGCATCAACCGGAAATACCGTATAACACCGGCAGCGTGGGGCGCACCTGCGTGGCCGTGGGAGCTAAATTGTGGTTGGTGCGGCCCTTGGGATTCCGTATCGACGATTATTATCTGCGGCGCGCCGGACTGGATTACTGGGAACACCTGGAATGGGAAATCGTCGACGATTGGTCAGCCCTGCTGACGCGCTTGGCGGTCGAACTGCCCGGCAGGCAACCGTGGCTGTTCACCAAAACGGCGACGCAAATTTACACGGACGTGAAGTTCGAGCGCGGCGATATCTTGGTTTTTGGAGGCGAAGCGTACGGCCTGCCACGCTCGCTGTTGGATGCCCACCGCGATCGAACCCTCCGCATCCCCATCCGCGAGCAAGTGCGCAGCCTAAATTTATCCAATAGCGTGGCCATAGCCGCTTATGAGGCGCTGCGGCAGTGGCAATACGGCGACAAATAG
- a CDS encoding YoaK family protein yields the protein MAITQELMKSSAETSPNSGPWVAALLAMIAGYVDAYGFISYGAYMSFMSGNTTQSGIATGEGNFSGAIPTLTAIAMFVVGVFAGTLFTNPDTLRSRRLKFALVAALLAVNIGTTQLASFSHLANIATLSFAMGVMNTTLSHLGAEAVNLTFVTGTLNKIGSHLALALKRTPLKDAQRPSDTHLRRAFLLAALWAAFLVGAVLAAAATARFGVWVLLVPLLVLVALAAGRPFNG from the coding sequence ATGGCAATCACCCAAGAATTAATGAAATCTTCGGCTGAGACTTCGCCAAATTCCGGGCCGTGGGTTGCCGCGCTATTGGCCATGATTGCGGGCTATGTTGACGCCTATGGCTTTATCAGTTACGGCGCTTACATGTCGTTCATGAGCGGAAATACCACGCAAAGCGGCATTGCCACAGGAGAGGGCAATTTTTCCGGAGCTATACCCACACTCACGGCCATCGCCATGTTTGTGGTCGGGGTGTTTGCGGGAACGCTGTTCACCAATCCCGACACACTCCGTTCCCGGCGGCTGAAGTTCGCCTTGGTCGCAGCCTTGTTGGCAGTAAACATCGGGACCACGCAGCTGGCGTCCTTCAGTCATTTGGCCAACATCGCCACACTCAGTTTTGCCATGGGGGTGATGAACACCACGCTTTCTCACTTGGGTGCAGAAGCGGTGAACCTCACGTTCGTCACCGGCACGCTCAACAAAATTGGCAGCCACCTCGCCCTGGCCCTGAAACGGACGCCCTTGAAAGACGCGCAACGTCCCAGCGATACGCATCTTCGCCGGGCATTTCTGCTGGCGGCGCTGTGGGCCGCCTTTCTTGTCGGAGCGGTGCTGGCCGCGGCAGCGACGGCCCGTTTCGGCGTCTGGGTGTTGTTGGTCCCGCTTCTTGTCCTCGTGGCATTGGCGGCCGGCCGCCCATTTAACGGCTGA
- a CDS encoding Do family serine endopeptidase — protein sequence MKVAFSRPSWLLTGIAAVALSIGLGYGLKQKQVSGADHTPTTNANATSTDHAQLSESATPTKTPEDLRNDPTVEHANALSRAFREAAHVAMPSVVTVYSHESSKKVKAERGERGMGGMFGGGEDPFKGTPFEGHFKDMFPNGPEGGNFNFQTPPRDGMGTGVIIDKSGIILTNNHVVDGADTVTVHFSDGREFKATEVKTDPHSDLAVVRIKADGDLPAAHLGNSDDLDIGDWVIAIGNPFGQEKTVTAGIISGKGRTLGSTRSEYLQTDAAINPGNSGGPLVNLMGEVVGINTAIASNSGGYQGLGFAIPINQAKWVTEQLIKDGSVHRGYLGIGIEDVNGELASKLGVKPGEGALVNNVFPNTPAADAKFQEGDVITKYAGHDIHSPHEVQEAVERSPVNTAEPVEIIRDGKPMTLSVTVKSMPKDYGMEEGQTAQPEEKSPTTSNYSADKLGLEVSDLTSDEAADTYKGFEGVVIRKVDPDSAAHDKGLQPGMLIRKVGKTAVHNVKDFEAALKNESLKDGILLQVRTERGNHFVVLDAQQ from the coding sequence ATGAAGGTCGCCTTTTCGCGTCCCAGTTGGTTGCTGACGGGCATCGCCGCGGTAGCGTTGTCGATCGGTTTGGGCTATGGATTAAAACAAAAGCAAGTTTCAGGCGCGGACCACACGCCGACCACGAACGCGAATGCTACTTCTACAGACCATGCACAACTTTCGGAATCTGCCACGCCGACAAAGACCCCCGAGGATCTTCGCAATGATCCGACGGTGGAACATGCGAACGCGCTGTCGCGCGCTTTCCGTGAAGCGGCGCACGTTGCCATGCCCAGCGTGGTGACGGTGTATTCGCACGAAAGTTCCAAGAAAGTGAAAGCGGAGCGCGGCGAACGGGGCATGGGTGGAATGTTCGGCGGCGGCGAAGATCCATTCAAAGGGACGCCGTTTGAAGGCCACTTCAAAGATATGTTCCCGAACGGGCCCGAGGGCGGAAATTTTAATTTCCAAACACCACCCCGCGACGGCATGGGAACGGGCGTGATTATCGACAAGAGTGGGATTATTTTGACGAACAACCACGTGGTCGATGGGGCCGACACGGTGACGGTTCACTTTTCTGACGGCCGAGAGTTCAAAGCTACGGAAGTGAAGACCGATCCGCATAGCGATTTGGCCGTGGTTCGCATCAAAGCGGACGGCGATTTGCCGGCGGCTCATTTGGGCAACAGCGATGATTTGGACATTGGCGATTGGGTGATTGCCATCGGCAATCCGTTCGGACAAGAAAAAACGGTGACGGCCGGTATTATCAGCGGAAAAGGCCGCACGCTGGGCTCCACTCGCAGCGAGTATCTGCAGACCGATGCCGCCATTAACCCGGGCAATTCCGGCGGCCCATTGGTGAATTTAATGGGAGAAGTGGTGGGCATTAACACGGCCATTGCTTCCAACAGCGGCGGATATCAAGGCCTGGGCTTTGCGATTCCGATCAATCAAGCCAAATGGGTGACCGAACAGTTGATTAAGGACGGCAGCGTGCATCGCGGCTACCTGGGCATTGGCATCGAAGACGTGAACGGCGAGTTGGCGTCGAAGCTGGGCGTGAAGCCGGGCGAGGGCGCGCTGGTAAACAACGTGTTTCCGAATACGCCTGCCGCCGATGCGAAGTTCCAAGAAGGCGACGTGATTACCAAGTACGCCGGCCACGACATCCACAGCCCGCATGAAGTGCAGGAAGCCGTGGAGCGTTCGCCGGTGAACACCGCGGAACCGGTGGAAATTATTCGCGACGGCAAGCCAATGACGCTCAGCGTGACGGTCAAGTCGATGCCGAAGGATTATGGCATGGAAGAAGGCCAGACAGCGCAGCCGGAAGAAAAATCGCCGACAACCTCGAACTACAGCGCCGATAAATTGGGCCTGGAAGTTTCGGACCTGACGTCAGACGAGGCCGCCGACACTTACAAGGGTTTTGAAGGCGTCGTGATTCGCAAAGTCGATCCCGATAGCGCGGCCCACGATAAAGGATTGCAGCCCGGCATGCTGATCCGCAAGGTGGGCAAGACGGCCGTGCACAATGTGAAGGATTTTGAAGCGGCACTCAAGAACGAATCGCTCAAAGACGGCATTTTGTTGCAAGTCCGCACCGAGCGGGGAAACCATTTTGTCGTGCTGGATGCACAGCAGTAA
- a CDS encoding glycoside hydrolase family 88 protein → MADARITRYTQALQFAERQVAGLVQKHPDFFPIYTVQGKWHHEGELWTDWTGGFLAGMMWQFHRRTGNPEWRQRAEHYSKLLEQRQFDRKVHDLGFIFLNTYLPWYQLTHDPKLNEVLIQAGRTLAMRFMEKGQYLQSFVAPDSLFIDIMMNVPIIFYAAQETSDTNLFRIATAHCRTTRDTIVRSDGSTAHEGVFDLQTGKFLRQTTHQGLRADSAWARGLAWSLYGYSKVFALTSSSEFLEVAQRNADYWLGHLPADKVSFWDFNADLSQSPPWGAQKETSASAIAASGLLDLAGQTKSRERATAYRETALAMLDALCQPQYLAIDTPRWEGILKHGVYHTKKNLGVDESVMWGEFFFVEALTKAVQANS, encoded by the coding sequence ATGGCCGACGCCCGAATCACCCGCTACACACAGGCCTTGCAATTTGCCGAACGGCAAGTGGCGGGGCTGGTGCAAAAGCATCCCGATTTCTTTCCCATTTATACGGTGCAGGGCAAGTGGCATCACGAGGGTGAATTGTGGACTGATTGGACGGGCGGCTTTTTGGCGGGCATGATGTGGCAATTTCATCGTCGCACCGGCAATCCGGAGTGGCGCCAACGGGCGGAACATTATTCCAAGCTGCTGGAGCAGCGGCAGTTCGATCGCAAAGTGCATGATCTGGGCTTCATTTTCTTGAACACGTATTTGCCGTGGTATCAACTGACGCACGATCCAAAATTGAATGAGGTGCTGATTCAGGCGGGCCGCACGTTGGCGATGCGGTTCATGGAAAAGGGGCAGTATTTGCAATCGTTTGTCGCGCCGGATTCGCTGTTCATCGACATCATGATGAACGTACCGATTATTTTTTATGCCGCCCAGGAAACCAGCGACACCAACCTGTTTCGCATCGCTACGGCCCATTGCCGGACGACGCGAGATACCATTGTCCGGTCCGACGGTTCCACGGCCCACGAAGGGGTGTTCGATTTGCAAACCGGCAAGTTCCTGCGTCAAACCACGCACCAGGGGTTGCGGGCCGACAGCGCCTGGGCCCGCGGCTTGGCGTGGTCGCTGTACGGCTACAGCAAAGTGTTCGCGCTGACCAGCAGCAGCGAGTTTCTGGAAGTGGCGCAGCGGAACGCCGATTACTGGCTGGGGCATTTGCCGGCCGACAAAGTTTCGTTCTGGGATTTCAACGCCGATTTGTCGCAGTCGCCGCCCTGGGGCGCCCAAAAAGAAACTTCCGCCAGCGCGATTGCCGCCAGCGGACTGTTGGATTTGGCCGGGCAAACCAAATCGCGCGAGCGGGCAACCGCTTACCGCGAAACCGCTCTGGCCATGCTCGATGCTTTGTGCCAGCCGCAGTATCTGGCCATCGATACTCCGAGATGGGAAGGCATTTTGAAACATGGGGTATATCACACTAAGAAAAACCTGGGAGTGGACGAATCGGTGATGTGGGGAGAGTTTTTCTTCGTCGAAGCACTAACGAAAGCGGTGCAGGCGAATTCATAG
- a CDS encoding pyridoxine 5'-phosphate synthase — translation MPELGVNIDHVATLRQARRTYEPDPVWAAAAAELGGADGITIHLREDRRHIQDRDLELLRQSVSMKLNLELAVASEIVTIACRVKPDQATLVPERREEVTTEGGLDVAGQRQAVATAVGKLRDAGIYVSLFLDPDPRQLDLAKTLGAQAVELHTGQYALAKAGKPQAVELAKLVAAGKRIRDAGLALHAGHGLNYHNVRPVADIADMHELNIGHAIVSRAVFVGLQEAVREMKRLVN, via the coding sequence ATGCCTGAACTTGGTGTGAACATCGATCACGTGGCAACGCTGCGGCAGGCCCGGCGGACTTACGAGCCCGATCCGGTTTGGGCTGCGGCGGCGGCGGAACTTGGCGGCGCCGACGGAATAACCATTCACCTGCGCGAAGACCGGCGGCACATTCAGGACCGCGATTTGGAACTACTGCGGCAAAGCGTGAGCATGAAGCTGAATCTGGAACTCGCCGTGGCCAGCGAAATTGTGACCATCGCCTGTCGAGTGAAGCCCGACCAGGCAACGCTGGTTCCGGAACGGCGTGAAGAGGTGACGACCGAAGGGGGTTTGGACGTGGCCGGCCAGCGCCAAGCGGTTGCCACGGCCGTCGGCAAGTTGCGTGACGCGGGAATCTACGTCAGTTTATTTCTGGATCCTGATCCACGACAACTCGATTTGGCCAAAACCCTTGGTGCCCAGGCGGTCGAGTTGCACACCGGCCAATACGCCTTGGCCAAAGCAGGAAAACCGCAGGCAGTGGAACTCGCCAAGTTGGTCGCCGCCGGCAAACGAATTCGCGATGCAGGGCTGGCCCTGCACGCCGGCCACGGGCTAAATTATCACAATGTGCGGCCGGTCGCCGACATCGCCGACATGCACGAACTGAACATCGGCCACGCCATCGTTTCGCGGGCGGTTTTTGTCGGTCTGCAAGAAGCGGTGCGAGAAATGAAACGGCTGGTGAACTAA
- a CDS encoding TetR/AcrR family transcriptional regulator, giving the protein MPTATRQNLIDAARKRFYRDGFRNVGIDQILSDVGISKTAFYKHFDCKEDLMLAALDDQDQWLQQTFRDMVHQRTADKGPTQLMALFDVVDFLTAADDFAGCIFVNAAIEFPLPHDPAHQAAARSKQSIEALIEQIAADAGASDPHALAQELCLIMEGVYVTKHVSRNPAAVDIARRIAQSVIAAYLPSAV; this is encoded by the coding sequence ATGCCTACAGCCACTCGCCAAAATCTCATTGATGCGGCCCGAAAACGGTTTTATCGCGACGGCTTTCGGAACGTCGGCATCGATCAAATTCTGTCCGATGTCGGCATCAGCAAAACGGCCTTCTACAAGCATTTCGATTGCAAGGAAGATCTGATGCTGGCGGCCTTGGACGACCAGGATCAATGGTTGCAACAAACTTTTCGCGACATGGTCCACCAGCGCACGGCCGACAAGGGCCCAACTCAACTCATGGCGCTGTTCGATGTGGTCGATTTTCTCACCGCCGCTGACGATTTCGCCGGCTGCATTTTCGTCAACGCCGCCATCGAATTTCCGCTGCCGCACGATCCGGCGCATCAGGCCGCGGCCCGCAGCAAGCAAAGCATCGAAGCCTTGATCGAACAAATCGCCGCCGACGCCGGCGCCTCCGACCCGCACGCTTTGGCCCAAGAATTATGCCTGATCATGGAAGGCGTCTACGTCACCAAACACGTCAGTCGCAATCCCGCCGCCGTTGATATCGCCCGCCGCATCGCCCAGAGCGTCATCGCTGCCTACCTGCCGTCAGCCGTTTGA
- the rnc gene encoding ribonuclease III, whose amino-acid sequence MNKRSAPVGTEELSPEQIAQCEARLGYTFTDKSLLTGALTHASGALHRLKSNERMEFLGDAILGFVVCERLFHLFPDYLEGDLTKIKSIVVSRSTCAKISDELGLADFLILGKGMTTSPRIPASLLSDVFESLTAAIYLDGGEAVAREFIYRFIGPEITAAVAGELGGNYKSLLQQLAQRDFGTTPTYTLLDEKGPDHSKCFKISAQVGPQRYQPAWGRNKKEAEQHAAQNALCQIAGEDVPYPSD is encoded by the coding sequence ATGAATAAGCGCTCTGCTCCCGTGGGGACAGAGGAGTTGTCCCCCGAACAAATCGCGCAGTGTGAGGCGCGGCTCGGTTACACCTTTACCGACAAATCGCTTCTCACCGGTGCGCTCACGCACGCCTCCGGCGCCCTGCACCGGCTGAAATCGAACGAGCGCATGGAGTTCCTGGGCGATGCCATTTTGGGCTTCGTCGTCTGCGAACGCCTGTTTCACTTGTTCCCCGATTATCTGGAAGGCGATCTCACCAAAATCAAATCGATTGTCGTCAGCCGCAGCACCTGCGCTAAAATCAGCGACGAGCTGGGCCTGGCCGATTTTCTGATTCTCGGCAAAGGCATGACGACCAGCCCCCGCATCCCGGCCTCGCTGCTGTCTGATGTGTTCGAATCGCTCACGGCGGCCATTTATCTCGACGGCGGCGAGGCAGTGGCCCGCGAGTTCATTTACCGCTTCATCGGTCCGGAAATTACGGCGGCCGTGGCGGGTGAGCTGGGCGGCAACTACAAATCGCTGCTGCAACAACTGGCCCAGCGCGATTTCGGCACCACGCCCACGTACACGCTGCTTGATGAAAAAGGCCCCGACCACAGCAAGTGCTTCAAAATTTCCGCCCAAGTCGGCCCGCAGCGCTACCAACCCGCCTGGGGCCGCAATAAAAAAGAAGCCGAGCAGCACGCCGCCCAAAATGCGCTATGCCAAATCGCCGGCGAAGATGTGCCGTACCCGTCGGACTAA